One segment of Triticum aestivum cultivar Chinese Spring chromosome 2A, IWGSC CS RefSeq v2.1, whole genome shotgun sequence DNA contains the following:
- the LOC123186237 gene encoding uncharacterized protein isoform X1 — translation MAAVSGFSLARLLTNHRLPIPQGDLQLGEVSNYSWRRSQPAAYRVCRCRQGPHTVDAAATTPATVCCRCVQPRSAAHWTWAQRQGHAEGARAPPPAAASPAGCTPHRPHHLLLLLCSLASLLLKFKMF, via the exons ATGGCAGCGGTGTCCGGGTTCAGTCTTGCTCGCCTCCTGACCAACCACCGCCTCCCCATCCCTCAGGGCGACCTGCAGCTGGGGGAGGTCTCGAACTACAGCTGGAGGAGGTCTCAACCTGCAG CTTATCGCGTCTGCCGCTGCCGCCAAGGTCCACATACAGTCGATGCTGCGGCAACCACCCCCGCCACTGTCTGTTGCCGATGCGTGCAACCACGTTCAGCCGCCCACTGGACGTGGGCACAGAGGCAGGGCCACGCCGAGGGAGCTCGAGCTCCACCACCCGCAGCCGCTTCCCCTGCAGGTTGTACACCCCACCGACCACAccatcttcttctcctcctctgttCTCTTGCCTCTTTGCTTCTGAAGTTCAAGATGTTTTAA
- the LOC123186237 gene encoding uncharacterized protein isoform X2 — protein sequence MAAVSGFSLARLLTNHRLPIPQGDLQLGEVSNYSWRRSQPAAYRVCRCRQGPHTVDAAATTPATVCCRCVQPRSAAHWTWAQRQGHAEGARAPPPAAASPAAEKQKAEVQR from the exons ATGGCAGCGGTGTCCGGGTTCAGTCTTGCTCGCCTCCTGACCAACCACCGCCTCCCCATCCCTCAGGGCGACCTGCAGCTGGGGGAGGTCTCGAACTACAGCTGGAGGAGGTCTCAACCTGCAG CTTATCGCGTCTGCCGCTGCCGCCAAGGTCCACATACAGTCGATGCTGCGGCAACCACCCCCGCCACTGTCTGTTGCCGATGCGTGCAACCACGTTCAGCCGCCCACTGGACGTGGGCACAGAGGCAGGGCCACGCCGAGGGAGCTCGAGCTCCACCACCCGCAGCCGCTTCCCCTGCAG CGGAAAAACAAAAGGCAGAAGTTCAAAGATGA
- the LOC123186236 gene encoding transcription initiation factor IIB gives MESSYCKDCNISTMIVFDRATGDTICSECGLVLDSHYIDEKDDWRTFTPLASKDDNYDPISTAKSPNNLKSRHNSTPAMRFDKNIFDHHNSFRVNIQKSVDFPSHQADNAIHYIADMADRLGIVDNIKLQATNLYMKANDLKIFNIRKKHSLCAACLYIACRQANKARTIKEICTVTDGVTKKEVSRAKDLLVHHIEEKKGECMEISSVRPRDLVRRFCSTLGMSNKAIQAAEEAANRVQRLDIRRNAISIAGTIIYLISESSKEPCDKVAIKDICSVAGLTEITIRYCHKELCNYAPWLLETYTTQHAKEK, from the exons ATGGAATCGTCATACTGTAAAGATTGTAACATTAGCACAATGATAGTATTCGATCGCGCAACTGGAGACACCATATGCTCAGAATGCGGCCTTGTATTGGATAGTCATTACATTGATGAGAAAGATGATTGGCGTACATTCACCCCTTTAGCATCAAAAGATGATAATTATGACCCTATTTCTACAGCGAAATCCCCAAATAATCTGAAATCAAGGCATAATTCAACACCTGCTATGAGATTTGATAAAAACATATTTGATCACCACAACTCTTTTCGTGTCAATATACAGAAGTCTGTTGATTTTCCTTCCCATCAAGCCGACAATGCAATTCACTATATAGCTGATATGGCCGACAG GTTGGGCATTGTGGATAACATAAAGCTTCAAGCAACAAATTTATACATGAAAGCAAATGATCTTAAGATATTTAATATAAGGAAGAAACATTCTCTTTGTGCTGCTTGCTTGTACATAGCATGCAGGCAAGCTAATAAGGCTCGAACTATAAAAG AGATCTGCACCGTCACTGATGGAGTTACAAAAAAAGAAGTTTCTCGAGCAAAAGATTTACTAGTACACCATATTGAAGAGAAGAAAGGCGAATGCATGGAAATCAGTAGTGTTCGTCCTAGGGATCTAGTG CGACGTTTTTGTTCAACACTTGGAATGTCAAACAAAGCAATTCAAGCAGCAGAAGAAGCAGCAAATCGAGTGCAGAGACTTGATATAAG AAGGAATGCTATATCAATAGCTGGAACTATAATATATTTAATATCTGAATCGTCCAAGGAACCATGTGACAAGGTTGCTATTAAAG ATATATGCTCTGTGGCTGGATTAACAGAAATTACCATTAGATATTGTCACAAGGAACTTTGTAATTATGCTCCATGGCTCTTGGAAACATACACAACACAACATGCAAAGGAAAAATAA
- the LOC123191933 gene encoding receptor-like serine/threonine-protein kinase SD1-8 codes for MEASRSHVNLTLPLFLFLLLSPGASVTGVSDLLNEGSNITDGNTLVSADGSFILGFFSPRVSTNRYLGIWFSVSNTTVCWVANRERPLNSTAGVLVFSDTGNLLLLDGSGQTVWTSNSTTRAAPRVAQLLESGNLVIREQAGHTTVWQSFDYLSDTLLPGMKMGKNRWTGSEWYLSSWRSADDPSPAYRFVTEVNGLPDNTLWDGSTKVYRTGPWNGLRFSGTTEDASYTSMFKFVVTINDGEVTFGYTATPGTPPSRILATSTGFVKRLVWEASAQRWETFLKGPRDVCDAYAMCGPFGLCNANAPSTSFCSCPRGFTPASPAEWDLRENSGGCRRSAALDCAQGNEGASTSSTDGFMVLQGVKLPDTFNASVDASTTVEECRARCFANCSCVAYAPADIKVGAVAGCIIWTGNITDLRYVDGGQALYMRLPKSELGAYNLLLSLFSPKTTISIISLSDATDPAASRRDRASTVGSVPAADPSTMTEATEEFSEAGICVPAVDLPSIKAATDDFSDSNIIGKGGFGVVYKARLNGDVIAVKRLRPSGRTEKGKNDFTREVEVMSRVTHINLVKLVSYCQEEDEWILVYEYMPNKSLSPYIFGENSSPRPSLTWFQRLEIIRGIAIGVDYLHNKEVIHRDLKLPNILLDHELKPKIADFGTAKLFIDDQTNPTLVQTPGYIAPEYAREGNLTLKCDVYSFGVVLLEIVSGKKITSAKTFLLDAWRYWNKGKIKALLDSQVAEPNHQLSLDLSRVIQIGLLCVQPMPNDRPTMPEVVVMLTDSSSWLARPKKHEFNGYMSQ; via the exons ATGGAGGCCAGTCGCAGCCA CGTCAATCTTACTCTTCCCCTGTTCCTCTTCCTGCTCCTGTCTCCTGGAGCCTCGGTAACCGGCGTATCCGATCTGCTCAACGAGGGCAGCAACATCACCGACGGCAACACGCTGGTCTCAGCCGATGGGTCGTTCATCCTGGGCTTCTTCTCTCCCCGGGTGTCCACCAACAGATACCTCGGGATATGGTTCTCCGTGTCCAACACCACCGTCTGCTGGGTGGCGAACCGTGAAAGGCCCCTGAACAGCACGGCGGGGGTTCTGGTGTTCAGCGACACCGGAAACCTTCTCCTGCTTGATGGCTCAGGCCAGACCGTATGGACATCCAACTCCACCACGAGGGCAGCTCCTAGGGTTGCGCAGCTTCTTGAATCCGGCAACCTGGTCATCCGTGAACAAGCCGGCCACACCACCGTGTGGCAATCGTTCGATTATCTGTCCGACACGCTGCTTCCTGGTATGAAGATGGGCAAGAACCGATGGACAGGGTCCGAGTGGTACCTCTCGTCGTGGCGTTCAGCCGACGACCCGTCTCCGGCCTATCGGTTCGTCACGGAGGTGAACGGGCTTCCGGACAACACCCTCTGGGACGGGAGCACCAAAGTCTACCGCACAGGGCCCTGGAACGGACTGCGGTTCAGCGGCACCACGGAGGACGCGAGCTACACCAGCATGTTCAAGTTCGTCGTGACCATCAACGACGGGGAGGTAACCTTCGGGTACACGGCGACACCCGGCACGCCCCCTTCCCGCATCTTGGCGACGTCCACCGGCTTTGTCAAGCGGCTGGTATGGGAGGCGAGCGCGCAACGATGGGAGACCTTCTTGAAGGGGCCGAGGGACGTCTGCGACGCCTACGCCATGTGCGGGCCGTTCGGCCTCTGCAACGCCAACGCTCCTTCGACGTCCTTCTGCAGCTGTCCCAGGGGCTTCACCCCGGCGTCCCCCGCGGAGTGGGACCTGAGGGAGAACTCGGGTGGATGCCGGCGAAGTGCCGCGCTAGACTGCGCCCAAGGGAACGAGGGcgccagcaccagcagcacggacgGGTTCATGGTGCTCCAGGGCGTGAAGCTCCCCGACACGTTCAACGCATCGGTGGATGCGAGCACCACGGTGGAGGAGTGCAGGGCCAGGTGCTTCGCCAACTGCTCCTGCGTGGCCTATGCCCCTGCTGATATCAAGGTAGGTGCTGTCGCTGGGTGCATCATCTGGACAGGAAACATCACCGACCTACGCTACGTGGATGGAGGGCAGGCTTTGTACATGAGGCTGCCAAAGTCTGAACTAGGTGCGTACAACCTCCTCCTCTCGCTATTTTCACCGAAAACAACAATTTCAATTATA AGTCTTTCAGATGCTACCGACCCCGCTGCTAGTCGTCGAGATCGTGCTTCGACTGTCGGGTCGGTCCCTGCAGCTGATCCATCTACTATGACTGAAGCCACGGAAGAATTTTCCGAAGCCGGCATATGTGTCCCTGCAGTAGATCTGCCTTCTATAAAGGCGGCCACAGACGATTTTTCTGATAGCAATATCATTGGCAAAGGCGGATTTGGCGTGGTTTACAAG GCCCGATTAAATGGTGATGTCATCGCTGTAAAAAGACTTAGACCATCTGGCCGTACGGAAAAAGGCAAGAATGACTTCACAAGAGAAGTGGAAGTGATGTCAAGGGTCACGCATATAAATCTTGTGAAACTAGTTTCCTACTGCCAGGAAGAAGACGAGTGGATACTAGTCTACGAGTACATGCCCAACAAAAGTTTGAGCCCCTACATATTTG GAGAAAACTCATCACCCCGTCCATCGTTGACTTGGTTTCAAAGGCTAGAGATAATCCGTGGTATTGCGATAGGTGTTGATTACCTTCACAACAAGGAAGTCATCCACAGAGATCTTAAGTTGCCGAACATACTCTTGGATCACGAGCTAAAGCCTAAGATAGCGGACTTCGGCACCGCAAAGCTATTTATTGATGATCAGACGAACCCAACATTAGTACAAACACC GGGATACATTGCTCCAGAGTATGCAAGGGAAGGCAACCTGACGCTCAAGTGTGACGTATACAGTTTTGGAGTGGTCTTGCTAGAGATAGTCTCTGGCAAAAAGATCACTTCCGCAAAAACGTTTCTTCTTGAT GCATGGAGGTATTGGAACAAAGGAAAAATCAAGGCCCTTCTTGATTCGCAGGTGGCTGAACCTAACCATCAGCTCTCGTTGGATCTATCCAGGGTTATCCAGATCGGGCTTCTCTGCGTTCAACCAATGCCCAATGACAGGCCTACCATGCCAGAGGTGGTCGTAATGCTAACTGACAGCAGTTCATGGCTCGCTAGGCCCAAGAAGCACGAG TTTAATGGCTATATGTCACAATGA